A single Watersipora subatra chromosome 7, tzWatSuba1.1, whole genome shotgun sequence DNA region contains:
- the LOC137399570 gene encoding putative uncharacterized protein FLJ46204 produces TYIHTYILTYIHTYIHTHIHTHIHTHIHTHIHTHIHTYIHTYIHTYIHTYIHTYIHTHIHTHIHTHIHTYIHTYIHTYIHTYIHTYIHTYIHTHIHTHIHTYIHTYIHTYIHTYIHTYIHTYIHT; encoded by the coding sequence acttatatacacacttatatactcacttatatacacacttatatacacaCTCATATACACACTCATATACACACTCATATACACACTCATATACACACTCatatacacacttatatacacacttatatacacacttatatacacacttatatacacacttatatacacaCTCATATACACACTCATATACACACTCatatacacacttatatacacacttatatacacacttatatacacacttatatacacacttatatacacacttatatacacaCTCATATACACACTCatatacacacttatatacacacttatatacacacttatatacacacttatatacacacttatatacacacttatatacacact